Proteins encoded together in one Planctopirus ephydatiae window:
- the recG gene encoding ATP-dependent DNA helicase RecG — protein MAELSPSTPVEFLRTVGPQRAALLAKLDILTVEDLLLWMPRDVLDLTRTTRIEGLIEGTTQTLRGIVVDRDSRISRGRSMVGILLKADGGYLRCVWFNQPYVFRKYEPDSVLLVTGQPKLRDGRWEMSHPLVQRLESDDEQAGPGILPRYPLTEGISMHEMRRMTRAAVEECAHLLTDPIPASFRQVHQWPARSEACRGLHVAQSLEEYERSRKRLLLDDLLEFQLGLALRRRMRIEQQEAIALPADQRIRARIARLFPFEWTNGQKEALEEILKDLEKTRPMHRLLQADVGAGKTAVAIAAMLVAVANRMQAILMAPTEILARQHFETLEELLAESQVERRLLTGSLTAAQKRTTLSEIEDGSAQLIVGTQSLIQEGVKFSKPGLVVIDEQHKFGVEQRARFAQGSTIAHMLVMTATPIPRTLCLTAFGDLDLSIIRELPPGRQPVSTHVVTDAPSARKAWDFLKSKLTEGRQAYVICPKVETTRSSEQASSPQIGQAPPQTWESAEDLYQRLQAKELAQFRVGLLHGRMSPELRAETMRKFREHELDVLVATSVIEVGVDVPSATQMIVYHAEQFGLSQLHQFRGRVGRGSRQGFCFLFTKSTDPDALSRLKTLEQTNDGFAVAEADFQLRGHGDVLGTRQHGQTPLKRANLIRDAQLVETARALATSLIDSGQFDTPEFLTLRRLVHERFNKLEETTQSG, from the coding sequence GTGGCAGAACTTTCCCCCTCGACTCCTGTGGAATTTTTACGCACCGTGGGGCCGCAACGAGCGGCTTTACTGGCGAAGCTCGACATTTTGACTGTCGAAGATCTCCTCTTGTGGATGCCGCGTGATGTACTGGATTTGACCAGAACCACCCGCATCGAAGGATTGATTGAAGGCACGACACAGACTCTGCGCGGCATCGTCGTCGACCGCGACAGCCGGATCTCCCGTGGTCGGAGCATGGTGGGCATCCTGCTGAAAGCTGATGGTGGCTATCTGCGCTGCGTCTGGTTCAATCAGCCCTATGTCTTTCGGAAGTATGAACCCGATAGCGTCCTTCTCGTGACAGGCCAGCCGAAACTACGCGATGGACGGTGGGAAATGTCTCATCCACTCGTCCAGCGGCTGGAATCAGACGATGAACAGGCTGGCCCCGGCATTCTGCCGAGATATCCCTTAACTGAAGGGATCTCCATGCACGAAATGCGGCGGATGACCAGAGCCGCCGTGGAAGAATGTGCCCACCTGTTGACCGACCCGATTCCCGCCAGCTTCCGACAAGTTCATCAATGGCCGGCTCGTAGTGAGGCTTGCCGTGGCTTGCATGTGGCGCAATCGCTCGAAGAATACGAACGATCCCGCAAGCGTTTACTGCTCGACGATCTTCTTGAATTTCAACTGGGGCTGGCACTGCGCCGGCGCATGAGAATTGAACAGCAGGAGGCGATTGCCTTACCGGCTGATCAACGCATTCGCGCTCGAATTGCCCGCCTGTTCCCCTTTGAATGGACGAACGGACAAAAAGAGGCTCTCGAAGAGATTCTCAAAGATCTGGAGAAAACGCGGCCCATGCATCGACTCCTGCAGGCCGACGTCGGCGCAGGAAAAACGGCTGTGGCGATTGCAGCTATGCTGGTCGCTGTGGCCAATCGCATGCAGGCCATTCTGATGGCGCCGACAGAGATTCTCGCCAGGCAGCATTTTGAAACGCTCGAAGAGTTGCTCGCCGAAAGCCAGGTCGAACGTCGCCTGTTGACAGGTTCTTTGACGGCTGCTCAAAAACGCACGACCCTCTCGGAAATCGAAGATGGCTCAGCACAATTGATTGTCGGTACGCAGTCACTCATTCAGGAAGGGGTCAAATTTTCGAAGCCCGGACTGGTCGTGATCGATGAGCAGCATAAGTTTGGCGTCGAGCAGCGGGCACGTTTTGCTCAGGGCTCAACCATCGCGCATATGCTGGTCATGACTGCGACGCCCATCCCTCGCACACTGTGCCTGACCGCGTTTGGCGATCTAGATTTATCCATCATTCGTGAGTTGCCTCCCGGGCGACAACCGGTTTCCACGCATGTCGTGACCGATGCACCCAGTGCCCGTAAAGCTTGGGATTTTCTCAAAAGCAAACTGACGGAAGGCCGACAGGCTTATGTGATTTGCCCCAAAGTGGAAACGACCCGCAGTTCCGAACAAGCGTCGTCGCCACAGATTGGTCAAGCCCCCCCTCAAACCTGGGAAAGTGCGGAGGACTTGTACCAGCGCTTGCAAGCGAAAGAACTGGCTCAGTTTCGGGTCGGCCTGTTGCATGGCCGGATGTCCCCCGAGTTACGGGCCGAAACGATGCGGAAGTTTCGTGAACATGAACTCGATGTGCTCGTGGCCACCAGCGTGATTGAAGTGGGTGTGGATGTCCCTTCCGCAACGCAGATGATTGTCTATCATGCCGAACAGTTTGGCTTGTCGCAGCTGCATCAGTTTCGCGGGCGTGTCGGCCGTGGTTCGAGGCAGGGATTCTGCTTTCTGTTCACGAAATCGACCGACCCCGATGCCCTTTCCCGCCTCAAGACACTCGAACAGACCAACGATGGGTTCGCTGTGGCGGAAGCCGATTTCCAGCTACGCGGACATGGCGATGTTCTGGGAACCCGGCAACATGGCCAGACCCCACTCAAAAGGGCCAATCTCATCCGTGATGCACAACTCGTCGAAACCGCCCGGGCACTGGCCACGTCACTCATTGATTCCGGACAGTTCGATACCCCCGAATTCCTGACACTCAGGCGTCTGGTTCACGAACGCTTCAACAAACTCGAAGAGACCACCCAGTCCGGTTAA
- a CDS encoding formylglycine-generating enzyme family protein yields the protein MRLRTFMIDLVRLRSVLQLAVAMAVGTSAVTAVAADPLPPSMKPYTETIGNTDITFKMLPIPGGEFLMGSPDSEEGRKPDEGPQHTVKIEPFWMGATEVTWDEYDIWSYNLDIQRRQFTGEAPTARDKVADLVARPTKPYTDMTFGMGQKGYPAICMTQHAAKKYCEWLSAKTGHYYRLPTEAEWEYACRAGTTTPYSFGDDVSKLGDYAWYFENSSEKYQQVGQKKPNPWGLFDMHGNVSEWCIDKYDPEFYATFKKGEIPVNPVNIPITEYPRVARGGSWDDDPEVLRSASRIPSSDEWKIQDPNLPKSVWYMTDALQVGFRVVRPLTPPTAEERKARTYDAILPSDARENPNRKVD from the coding sequence ATGCGTTTGAGAACATTCATGATTGACCTCGTCAGGCTTCGTTCAGTGCTTCAACTGGCGGTCGCGATGGCCGTCGGTACTTCGGCCGTCACAGCGGTTGCCGCTGACCCGTTGCCACCGAGCATGAAGCCTTATACCGAAACGATTGGCAATACCGACATCACCTTCAAGATGCTCCCCATTCCCGGTGGGGAATTTCTGATGGGAAGCCCCGATTCGGAAGAAGGCCGCAAGCCGGATGAAGGTCCGCAGCATACCGTGAAGATCGAGCCCTTCTGGATGGGTGCGACGGAAGTGACCTGGGATGAATACGACATCTGGTCGTATAACCTGGATATTCAGCGCCGACAGTTTACCGGTGAAGCGCCCACGGCACGTGATAAAGTGGCCGACCTGGTTGCACGGCCGACCAAGCCTTACACCGATATGACGTTTGGCATGGGCCAGAAGGGCTATCCTGCCATCTGCATGACTCAGCATGCTGCCAAAAAGTATTGCGAATGGCTCTCGGCCAAGACCGGGCATTATTACCGTTTGCCGACTGAAGCTGAGTGGGAGTATGCCTGCCGCGCGGGAACAACGACCCCTTATTCCTTCGGCGACGATGTCTCGAAGTTAGGGGATTATGCGTGGTACTTCGAGAACTCCAGCGAAAAGTACCAGCAGGTGGGCCAGAAGAAACCCAATCCGTGGGGTCTGTTCGACATGCACGGCAACGTCTCTGAGTGGTGCATCGACAAGTATGATCCCGAGTTTTACGCCACCTTCAAGAAGGGGGAGATCCCGGTCAATCCTGTGAACATCCCTATCACCGAGTACCCACGTGTCGCTCGAGGTGGATCATGGGATGATGATCCCGAGGTGCTCCGCAGTGCTTCACGCATTCCTTCTTCGGATGAATGGAAGATTCAGGACCCTAACCTGCCCAAGTCGGTCTGGTACATGACTGATGCCTTGCAGGTTGGGTTCCGCGTTGTGCGGCCGCTCACGCCACCCACCGCTGAAGAACGTAAGGCGAGAACCTACGATGCCATACTGCCATCGGATGCTCGCGAGAACCCTAATCGTAAAGTTGATTGA
- a CDS encoding FAD:protein FMN transferase, with protein MIFASTSVFTPRSHQISRNTWQVLAVLAWLLPIGFTCLDDRRTYAEETPASPPLKLFSDRAIRLGVDVVLQTYAPDETRAKAAFTKVWPRIDELNSILSDYDPQSEVMRLCASAPHAEFVPLSKDLSTCLQASVRLARESDGAFDVTIGQLVKQWRRARRKQSLPTPTQIAAARESMGWQNICLSPDGNMVRLLKPGMQIDFGGIAKGYVAEEALKILQHEGLPISAVAVSGDMALGDAPPSPDAASSSPQKSSGWKVLMPIPKFRSPSTEVVESSTPLKNSGTANTAEPDSPVVYLSNCCISTAGDEFQFLEIDGVRYSHILDPATGMGLTRQIQATVIAPHGIDADGLDTTLCILGHEKGARLMQHHPAAAWIVHELTPEGKVISTPNEKFKQLTGIGNASHCD; from the coding sequence GTGATTTTCGCCTCAACGTCAGTTTTTACGCCGCGATCTCATCAGATATCGAGGAACACCTGGCAGGTTCTGGCAGTTCTTGCATGGCTTCTGCCAATTGGCTTCACCTGCCTGGATGACCGAAGAACCTATGCCGAGGAAACACCCGCCTCGCCCCCCTTGAAGTTGTTCTCTGACCGGGCCATTCGGCTGGGTGTCGATGTCGTGCTGCAGACTTACGCTCCCGATGAAACCCGTGCAAAAGCCGCCTTTACCAAAGTCTGGCCCCGGATTGATGAACTCAACAGCATTTTGAGTGATTACGATCCCCAGAGCGAAGTCATGAGGCTCTGTGCCAGTGCCCCTCACGCCGAGTTTGTACCCCTCTCGAAAGATCTCTCAACTTGCCTGCAGGCGTCGGTCCGTCTGGCGCGTGAATCGGACGGAGCCTTTGATGTCACGATCGGTCAACTGGTGAAACAGTGGCGCCGGGCACGTCGCAAACAAAGTTTGCCGACACCCACACAGATTGCCGCAGCCCGCGAGTCGATGGGCTGGCAGAACATTTGCCTCTCGCCGGACGGCAACATGGTGCGGCTGCTCAAGCCCGGAATGCAGATCGATTTTGGAGGGATCGCCAAAGGATACGTGGCCGAAGAAGCTCTGAAGATCCTGCAACACGAAGGACTGCCGATTTCTGCCGTCGCTGTCAGTGGTGATATGGCACTGGGGGATGCTCCTCCATCACCAGACGCTGCTTCATCGAGTCCTCAAAAATCATCGGGCTGGAAAGTACTCATGCCCATCCCAAAGTTTCGCTCGCCCTCTACAGAAGTTGTCGAGAGTTCAACGCCTCTCAAGAACTCGGGCACAGCCAACACAGCAGAACCCGACTCTCCCGTAGTCTATCTTTCGAACTGCTGCATCTCGACAGCAGGGGACGAATTTCAGTTTCTCGAAATCGACGGCGTCCGCTACTCCCATATCCTCGACCCCGCCACCGGCATGGGTCTCACCCGGCAGATTCAAGCGACCGTGATAGCCCCACATGGCATCGATGCCGATGGCTTGGACACGACCCTATGCATCCTCGGCCACGAAAAAGGAGCCCGCCTCATGCAACATCACCCGGCAGCCGCCTGGATCGTGCATGAACTGACACCGGAAGGAAAAGTCATCAGCACGCCGAACGAGAAATTCAAACAACTGACGGGAATTGGTAACGCATCTCACTGTGACTGA
- a CDS encoding prenyltransferase/squalene oxidase repeat-containing protein, giving the protein MEDLTQKLQQALQLASRALLNERVRPGLRHWEGELSTSALSTATAVMALFQYAKSQQARGRLQKVFDGKSEGDWRLIEQGLAWLLQHQLADGGWGDTDKSLSNISTTMLAHATLVACREAVIQQSPVLNASDIDAAIERSGRLIEELGGIQAIRDRYGKDQTFSVPILTHAALAGLVSWSEIPALPYELALLPHRFFEVIQLPVVSYALPALIAIGQTLHLRQRTWNPWWWVRRAAIPGTLQKLQSIQPESGGFLEATPLTSFVTMCLASVGRVDHPVTLAGLKFIRDSVRPDGSWPIDTNLATWVTTLSINHLGAEAFSSDEREALMRWLLQQQYRTIHPYTNAAPGGWAWTNLSGGVPDADDTPGAMLALMELDRVSVSSQESLSIEQALYQAALWLIKLQNRDGGWPTFCRGWGALPFDRSSNDITAHCLRALIQYERRLNDATVDTTSRPLTVEVPAPEFREQMQRSIQQGFEYLEKTQRENGSWLPLWFGNQHSPDDENPLYGTARVLLAYADAGLEGSSAALRGCDWLVRHQHADGAWGPGTSMETADTSDAEFDVEGEPASVEETALALIALCRFDATHNVLHRGASWLITKVENETWREPTPIGFYFAKLWYYEKLYPQVFTVGALKALALRLGSTFTTVSENEPAHSSAAPLSPPMATDRVADSMHLQRTSLPINSPNGGITLA; this is encoded by the coding sequence ATGGAAGATCTCACCCAAAAACTTCAGCAAGCTCTGCAGCTCGCCTCGCGAGCACTGCTGAATGAACGTGTGCGACCTGGCCTGAGGCATTGGGAAGGCGAACTCTCGACCTCGGCATTATCCACAGCCACAGCCGTTATGGCTCTTTTTCAATATGCGAAAAGCCAGCAGGCAAGGGGCCGTCTGCAAAAGGTGTTCGATGGGAAGTCTGAAGGCGACTGGCGACTGATCGAACAAGGTCTGGCGTGGCTCCTTCAGCATCAGCTGGCCGATGGCGGCTGGGGCGACACTGACAAAAGTCTCTCGAACATCAGCACCACCATGCTCGCTCATGCCACGCTGGTCGCTTGCCGGGAAGCTGTCATACAACAAAGTCCGGTGCTGAACGCCAGCGATATCGACGCCGCCATTGAGCGAAGTGGCCGATTGATTGAAGAGTTGGGAGGCATTCAGGCGATTCGTGATCGATACGGGAAAGATCAAACGTTTTCAGTTCCAATCCTGACCCATGCGGCACTGGCTGGGCTGGTGTCATGGAGTGAGATCCCCGCACTCCCTTATGAACTGGCACTCTTGCCGCATCGCTTTTTCGAGGTCATTCAGCTCCCGGTCGTTTCCTATGCCTTACCCGCACTGATTGCGATCGGGCAGACACTGCATTTGAGGCAGCGAACGTGGAACCCGTGGTGGTGGGTGCGGCGGGCTGCCATTCCAGGCACATTGCAGAAGTTGCAGAGTATTCAGCCCGAAAGTGGAGGTTTTCTTGAAGCGACTCCACTGACGAGTTTCGTCACGATGTGCCTGGCGAGTGTCGGACGTGTGGATCATCCCGTCACACTGGCCGGGCTCAAGTTTATTCGTGATTCCGTCCGGCCCGATGGAAGCTGGCCCATCGATACCAATCTGGCCACGTGGGTCACCACACTTTCGATCAATCATCTGGGGGCTGAGGCCTTTTCGTCGGACGAGCGTGAAGCTCTGATGCGCTGGTTGTTACAGCAGCAGTATCGAACGATTCACCCCTATACGAATGCTGCTCCTGGTGGCTGGGCCTGGACGAATCTTTCGGGCGGTGTTCCCGATGCTGACGATACCCCTGGAGCCATGCTGGCTCTGATGGAACTCGACCGGGTTTCTGTTTCCTCGCAAGAGAGTCTTTCGATTGAACAGGCCCTCTATCAGGCTGCGCTGTGGCTGATCAAGCTGCAGAATCGCGATGGTGGCTGGCCGACTTTCTGCCGAGGTTGGGGAGCACTCCCTTTTGACCGCAGCTCGAATGATATCACCGCTCATTGCCTGCGGGCGCTGATTCAATATGAACGCAGGCTCAACGACGCCACTGTCGATACCACTTCCAGACCACTCACAGTCGAAGTGCCAGCCCCTGAGTTTCGTGAGCAGATGCAGCGAAGCATTCAGCAAGGCTTTGAGTATCTCGAAAAGACGCAGCGGGAAAATGGGTCTTGGCTGCCATTATGGTTTGGCAATCAGCACAGCCCCGATGATGAAAACCCCTTGTACGGCACGGCACGAGTGCTCCTGGCCTATGCTGATGCCGGTCTTGAAGGAAGCTCGGCAGCATTGCGCGGCTGTGACTGGCTGGTGAGACATCAACATGCGGATGGTGCCTGGGGGCCCGGTACATCCATGGAAACAGCCGATACTTCCGACGCAGAGTTCGATGTCGAAGGAGAACCCGCCAGTGTCGAAGAAACGGCACTCGCTTTGATTGCTCTCTGTCGCTTCGACGCTACTCATAACGTCTTGCATCGCGGCGCTTCGTGGCTCATTACAAAGGTTGAAAACGAGACCTGGCGCGAACCGACTCCGATTGGTTTTTACTTTGCAAAACTCTGGTACTACGAAAAACTGTATCCGCAGGTCTTTACGGTCGGTGCACTCAAAGCTCTGGCACTGCGACTGGGTTCGACGTTCACGACAGTCTCGGAGAATGAACCGGCTCACAGTTCTGCGGCACCACTGAGTCCGCCCATGGCGACTGATCGAGTGGCTGACTCAATGCACCTGCAGCGAACATCACTCCCCATAAACTCGCCGAATGGGGGCATCACTCTGGCTTGA